A window of Rhizobium acidisoli contains these coding sequences:
- a CDS encoding virulence factor family protein gives MIRTILLATACACMLAAAPVDAAEETTQSFETGLIPSPHIFLPEGEVKGTVMLISDAAGWGDYEKGEADRLVAEGAVVIGVDFPSYIQALDRYDVSLNDGCLYMVSDIESLSQQVQRATGNNAYHLPIVAGIGEGGALALAIAAQTPDATIGQTLAVDPKAGIPLAKELCTPASKKVVGQRTVYGLSEGALPDPVVSVFTPKADKDGRAHVEALKKTHAAIEIRDSTDDAQTVFADTLDDLVTASGAFGNPLGLPLAILEATPALDTMAVIYSGDGGWRDIDKEVGGTLQKEGIPVVGVDSLHYFWSERKPEETAADLSKIIDFYRKQWKVKHVLLVGYSFGADVVPATYQLLKPAEKSAVAQLSLLSLSHQVDYVISVLGWLGQKTEGAGGDPVADLKNIDPKLVQCIYGKDDDDDVACPALKDSGAEVIELPGDHHFDENYDLLTRTIIDGLKKRLQD, from the coding sequence ATGATCAGGACAATCCTTCTTGCCACGGCATGCGCCTGCATGCTCGCGGCCGCACCGGTCGATGCCGCCGAGGAAACCACGCAGAGCTTCGAAACCGGGCTCATCCCGTCACCGCACATCTTCCTGCCGGAAGGAGAGGTGAAGGGCACGGTGATGCTGATCTCGGATGCAGCCGGCTGGGGCGACTATGAGAAAGGGGAGGCCGACAGGCTGGTCGCCGAAGGCGCCGTCGTCATCGGCGTCGATTTTCCTTCCTATATCCAGGCGCTCGACCGCTACGACGTCAGCCTCAATGACGGCTGTCTCTACATGGTTTCGGATATCGAATCGCTGAGCCAGCAGGTGCAGCGTGCGACCGGCAACAACGCCTATCACCTGCCGATCGTCGCCGGCATCGGCGAGGGTGGAGCCTTGGCGCTGGCGATCGCCGCGCAGACACCGGATGCGACGATCGGCCAGACGCTTGCCGTCGATCCGAAGGCCGGAATTCCCCTTGCCAAGGAGCTTTGCACACCGGCTTCCAAGAAAGTGGTCGGGCAACGCACGGTGTATGGCCTCAGCGAGGGGGCTCTGCCGGATCCTGTTGTCTCCGTCTTCACGCCCAAGGCCGACAAGGACGGCCGGGCGCATGTCGAGGCACTGAAGAAGACCCATGCCGCGATCGAAATTCGCGATTCCACCGACGACGCGCAGACGGTGTTTGCCGATACGCTCGACGATCTCGTCACCGCCTCCGGCGCCTTCGGCAATCCGCTCGGACTGCCGCTGGCGATCCTGGAGGCGACGCCCGCCCTCGATACGATGGCGGTGATCTATTCCGGCGACGGCGGCTGGCGGGACATCGACAAGGAGGTCGGCGGCACGCTGCAGAAGGAAGGCATTCCAGTCGTCGGCGTCGATTCGCTTCACTATTTCTGGTCGGAGCGCAAGCCGGAGGAGACGGCCGCAGACCTTTCGAAGATCATCGATTTCTACCGGAAGCAGTGGAAGGTGAAGCATGTGCTGCTCGTCGGTTATTCCTTCGGCGCCGACGTCGTGCCCGCCACCTATCAGCTCCTCAAACCGGCAGAAAAGTCGGCGGTGGCGCAATTGTCGTTGCTGTCGCTCTCGCACCAGGTCGACTACGTCATCTCCGTTCTCGGCTGGCTCGGCCAGAAGACGGAAGGGGCTGGAGGCGATCCCGTCGCCGATCTGAAGAATATCGATCCGAAGCTCGTGCAATGCATCTACGGCAAGGACGACGATGACGATGTCGCCTGCCCGGCGCTGAAGGATAGCGGCGCCGAGGTGATCGAACTGCCCGGCGACCATCACTTCGACGAGAATTACGATCTTCTCACCAGGACGATCATCGACGGGCTGAAAAAGCGGCTGCAGGATTAA
- the mprF gene encoding bifunctional lysylphosphatidylglycerol flippase/synthetase MprF, producing the protein MSGHDNLKEIEDAEGFSFRGLFRRYRTPLTAAATLVVFCLVGYAIMQLTNEVRYDDVVDALAATRPSAILLALFFTALSFLSLVFYDLNAIEYIGKKLPFPHVALTAFSAYAVGNTAGFGALSGGAIRYRAYTRLGLSPEDIGRIIAFVTLSFGLGLAGVGAIALIIIADEIGPLIGVSPFLLRLIAGSIVAILGAVMIIGRDGRVLDLGPVAIRLPDSRTWSRQFLVTAFDIAASASVLYVLLPQTAIGWPVFLAVYAIAVGLGVLSHVPAGLGVFETVIIASLGSAVNIDAVLGSLVLYRLIYHVLPLLIAVLAVSATELRRFVDHPAASSVRRIGGRLMPQLLSALALLLGVMLIFSSVTPTPDQNLEFLSNYLPLPMVEGAHFLSSLLGLALVVAARGLGQRLDGAWWVAVFSALAALTLSLLKAIALVEAAFLAFLIFGLFVSRRLFTRHASLLNQALTASWLMAIAVIVVGAVVILLFVYRDVEYSNQLWWQFEFTAEAPRGLRAVLGITIISSAIAIFSLLRPATFRPEPATEEALARAVEIVGKQGNADANLVRMGDKSIMFSEKGDAFIMYGRQGRSWIALFDPVGEHRAGQELVWRFVEAARAAGCRAVFYQISPSLLSHCADAGLRAFKLGELAVTDLRTFEMKGGKWANLRQTASRAQRDGLEFAVVEPEEVPSVIDDLAAVSTAWLEHHNAKEKGFSLGAFDPDYVSSQPVGILKKDGRIVAFANILVTESRQEGTIDLMRFSPDAPKGSMDFLFVQIMEYLRGQGFTHFNLGMAPLSGMSKREAAPVWDRIGSTVFEHGERFYNFKGLRAFKSKFHPHWQPRYLAVSGGGNPMIALMDATFLIGGGLKGVVRK; encoded by the coding sequence ATGTCGGGTCACGACAATTTGAAAGAGATCGAAGACGCGGAGGGATTTTCTTTTCGTGGTTTATTCAGACGCTACAGAACACCGCTGACGGCAGCGGCGACGCTGGTGGTCTTCTGCCTTGTCGGCTATGCGATCATGCAGCTCACCAACGAGGTGCGCTATGACGATGTCGTCGATGCTCTGGCGGCGACCAGGCCGAGCGCCATCCTGCTTGCCCTGTTCTTCACCGCACTCAGTTTCCTCTCGCTGGTTTTCTACGATCTCAATGCCATCGAATATATCGGCAAGAAGCTGCCCTTTCCGCATGTGGCGCTGACCGCGTTCAGCGCCTATGCGGTCGGCAATACCGCCGGTTTCGGCGCGCTTTCGGGTGGCGCGATCCGCTACCGCGCCTATACGCGCCTCGGGCTTTCGCCCGAAGATATCGGCCGCATCATCGCCTTCGTCACGCTTTCCTTTGGTCTCGGGCTTGCGGGAGTGGGAGCGATCGCCCTGATCATCATCGCAGACGAGATCGGCCCGCTGATCGGCGTCAGCCCTTTCCTGCTCCGGTTGATCGCCGGCTCGATCGTCGCCATTCTGGGCGCCGTGATGATCATCGGCCGGGATGGGCGCGTGCTCGATCTCGGTCCCGTGGCAATCCGCCTGCCGGATTCGCGCACCTGGTCGCGGCAGTTCCTCGTCACCGCCTTCGATATCGCCGCCTCGGCGTCCGTGCTTTACGTGCTGTTGCCGCAGACGGCCATCGGCTGGCCGGTCTTCCTGGCCGTCTATGCGATCGCCGTCGGTCTTGGCGTGCTCAGCCACGTTCCGGCCGGGCTCGGCGTGTTCGAGACCGTGATCATCGCCTCGCTCGGCAGCGCGGTGAACATCGATGCGGTGCTCGGATCGCTGGTGCTCTACCGGCTGATCTATCATGTGCTGCCGCTGTTGATCGCCGTGCTTGCGGTCTCGGCGACGGAGCTGCGCCGTTTCGTCGACCATCCGGCCGCCTCCAGCGTCCGGCGAATCGGCGGACGACTGATGCCGCAGCTGCTATCGGCTCTTGCGCTGCTGCTCGGCGTCATGCTGATCTTTTCGAGCGTCACGCCGACACCGGACCAGAACCTCGAATTCCTCTCCAACTATCTGCCGCTGCCGATGGTGGAAGGGGCGCATTTCCTTTCCAGCCTGCTCGGGCTCGCGCTCGTCGTCGCTGCGCGCGGCCTCGGCCAGCGGCTCGACGGCGCCTGGTGGGTGGCGGTATTTTCGGCCCTTGCCGCACTGACTTTGTCGCTCTTGAAAGCGATCGCGCTCGTCGAAGCCGCCTTTCTTGCCTTCCTGATCTTCGGGCTCTTCGTCAGCCGGCGGCTCTTTACCCGCCATGCCTCGCTGCTCAATCAGGCGCTGACGGCGTCCTGGCTGATGGCGATCGCGGTTATCGTCGTCGGCGCCGTCGTCATCCTGCTCTTCGTCTATCGCGATGTCGAATACAGCAACCAGCTCTGGTGGCAGTTCGAGTTTACCGCCGAAGCGCCGCGTGGCTTGCGCGCCGTGCTTGGCATCACCATCATCTCGTCGGCGATCGCCATCTTCAGCCTGCTCCGGCCGGCCACCTTCCGGCCGGAACCGGCGACGGAGGAGGCACTGGCGCGTGCCGTCGAGATCGTCGGCAAGCAGGGCAATGCCGATGCCAATCTGGTGCGCATGGGCGACAAGAGCATCATGTTCTCGGAAAAGGGTGACGCCTTCATCATGTACGGCCGACAGGGCCGCTCGTGGATCGCGCTGTTCGACCCGGTCGGCGAACATCGCGCCGGGCAGGAGCTCGTCTGGCGTTTCGTCGAAGCAGCGCGCGCCGCCGGCTGTCGGGCGGTGTTCTATCAGATCTCGCCGTCGCTGCTTTCCCATTGCGCCGATGCCGGTCTTCGCGCCTTCAAGCTCGGCGAACTGGCAGTGACCGATCTTAGAACTTTCGAGATGAAGGGCGGCAAATGGGCGAACCTTCGCCAGACCGCGAGCCGCGCCCAGCGCGACGGGCTGGAATTTGCCGTTGTCGAACCTGAGGAGGTGCCCTCGGTCATCGATGATCTCGCCGCCGTTTCCACGGCCTGGCTCGAGCATCACAATGCCAAGGAAAAGGGCTTTTCACTCGGCGCCTTCGATCCCGATTACGTCTCTTCCCAGCCGGTCGGTATCCTGAAAAAGGACGGCAGGATCGTTGCCTTCGCCAATATCCTCGTCACCGAATCCAGGCAGGAGGGCACGATCGATCTCATGCGCTTCTCGCCGGACGCACCGAAGGGCTCGATGGACTTTCTCTTCGTGCAGATCATGGAATATCTGCGCGGCCAGGGTTTCACCCACTTCAATCTCGGCATGGCGCCTCTCTCCGGCATGTCGAAACGCGAGGCGGCGCCCGTCTGGGACCGCATCGGCAGCACCGTTTTCGAACACGGCGAGCGCTTCTACAACTTCAAAGGCCTTCGGGCATTCAAATCAAAATTTCATCCGCACTGGCAACCGCGCTATCTTGCGGTCTCCGGAGGGGGCAATCCGATGATCGCGTTGATGGACGCGACATTTCTGATCGGGGGCGGATTGAAAGGGGTAGTGAGAAAATGA
- a CDS encoding DoxX family protein, translating into MQDAPALMMIVLGRLLLGGLYVAGGIHHFFVIVPLTDAIEARGVPFAKWVLLSGSMFQILAGTLLILGLFVTAAAFGLILFTLAATVMLLNFWDMQGTARESAINTWKTNMAIIGGLLIAAASPM; encoded by the coding sequence ATGCAGGATGCTCCGGCCCTGATGATGATCGTCCTCGGCCGTCTCTTGCTGGGCGGCCTCTATGTCGCTGGCGGCATTCATCATTTTTTCGTCATCGTACCGCTGACCGATGCGATCGAAGCCCGCGGCGTGCCTTTTGCAAAATGGGTGCTGCTCTCCGGCAGCATGTTCCAGATCCTGGCCGGAACGCTGCTGATATTGGGGCTCTTCGTAACGGCAGCGGCATTCGGTCTCATCCTCTTCACTCTTGCCGCCACCGTCATGCTGCTGAATTTCTGGGATATGCAGGGAACGGCCCGCGAAAGCGCGATCAATACCTGGAAAACCAACATGGCGATCATCGGCGGGCTGCTGATCGCCGCCGCCAGTCCGATGTGA
- a CDS encoding mechanosensitive ion channel family protein, whose translation MERDAAGVLKAAISGILALIVLLGGISPSFAQTSPAQAPAAAAPPAQVREMMQLMQTPEVKQWMSTQMATAPAGGSAAADQMSVLSGLLQHARRHVAMVSDAAMTLPFQIGNASSLFLGEIAANGWPRMVAQFLAIFLLGAMVESLARYAFRRRRRRLAAMAGMHLAPRVIPALIFAAATVLALLSLGWPPLSQSIAIVCVVALIVQRFTICLGGVLVDLIGLARAEEERQGITAPTMPGRVVALFWYRRCATFVIYFMLGWAAIQSMEPLGYSPSARLLVGYILGIGLLLIAIESVWSRPHKDEKRGHGISWALTVYFLLLWSLWVAGFNWLLWLGIYVLLLPRVLAVSTIAVKSLQQTEASFLATRRIATVLLDRGVRALIIAVAAIWLGQMLGVGADTMAAGETMVDKIARGVIGGIVILLAADLLWHVIKAYIDGKLLDSSVDGGATDEEKARRARIQTLLPIFRNILAVVIAVIAALMVLSGLGIEIRPLIAGAGVVGVAVGFGAQTIVKDVISGMFYLWDDAFRIGEYIESGSHKGVVEAFSLRSVKLRHHRGPLTTVPFGELGAVKNLNRDWTIDKISLNVKYDTDLVKAKKVIKQIGQTLLENPEFGPHIIETLKMKGVEQFGEFAIEIRLSMMTKPGEQFVIRRNALAMIRNAFKENGIEFAVPTVQVAGDRDAEVDAAVARYAAHARANGEPAA comes from the coding sequence ATGGAGCGTGACGCGGCAGGGGTCTTGAAGGCCGCCATATCGGGAATATTGGCACTCATCGTGCTTCTTGGGGGGATCTCGCCAAGCTTTGCCCAGACATCGCCGGCGCAAGCGCCGGCCGCGGCGGCTCCGCCGGCGCAGGTGCGTGAGATGATGCAGCTCATGCAGACGCCCGAAGTTAAGCAGTGGATGTCGACCCAGATGGCGACGGCACCTGCGGGCGGTTCCGCGGCTGCGGATCAGATGTCGGTGCTGTCTGGCCTGCTGCAGCATGCCCGCCGGCACGTCGCGATGGTCTCGGATGCGGCGATGACGCTGCCCTTTCAGATCGGCAATGCGTCCTCGCTGTTCCTAGGTGAAATCGCCGCGAACGGCTGGCCGCGCATGGTGGCGCAGTTCCTGGCCATCTTCCTGCTCGGCGCGATGGTCGAGAGTCTTGCCCGTTATGCCTTCCGCCGCCGCCGTCGTCGACTGGCCGCGATGGCCGGCATGCATCTGGCGCCGCGGGTCATACCGGCGCTGATCTTCGCGGCGGCAACGGTGCTTGCGCTTCTGAGCCTCGGCTGGCCGCCGCTCAGCCAGAGTATCGCGATCGTCTGCGTTGTCGCGCTCATCGTTCAACGCTTCACCATCTGCCTCGGCGGCGTGCTGGTCGATCTCATCGGGCTGGCGCGGGCCGAGGAAGAACGGCAGGGCATTACCGCTCCCACCATGCCGGGCCGTGTCGTTGCGCTCTTCTGGTACCGCCGCTGCGCGACCTTCGTCATCTATTTCATGCTTGGCTGGGCGGCGATCCAGTCGATGGAGCCGCTTGGCTATTCCCCGAGTGCGCGGCTCCTCGTCGGCTACATCCTCGGTATCGGCCTGCTGCTGATTGCGATCGAATCGGTCTGGTCGCGGCCGCACAAGGACGAGAAGCGCGGTCACGGGATCTCCTGGGCGCTCACCGTTTATTTCCTGTTGCTCTGGAGCCTTTGGGTCGCAGGCTTCAATTGGCTGCTCTGGCTCGGCATCTACGTGCTGTTGCTGCCGCGCGTGCTTGCCGTCTCGACGATTGCGGTGAAATCGCTGCAGCAGACCGAAGCGAGCTTCCTGGCGACGCGCCGCATTGCGACGGTGCTTCTCGACCGGGGTGTGCGGGCGCTGATCATTGCCGTTGCCGCCATCTGGCTCGGGCAGATGCTCGGCGTCGGCGCCGATACGATGGCCGCCGGCGAGACGATGGTGGACAAGATCGCCCGCGGCGTCATCGGCGGCATCGTCATCCTGCTGGCCGCCGATCTGCTCTGGCATGTCATCAAAGCCTATATCGACGGCAAGCTGCTTGATTCTTCCGTGGATGGAGGAGCAACGGATGAGGAGAAGGCCAGACGCGCACGGATACAGACGCTGTTGCCGATCTTCCGCAATATCCTGGCCGTCGTCATCGCCGTTATCGCCGCATTGATGGTGCTCTCCGGCCTCGGCATCGAGATCAGGCCGCTGATCGCCGGCGCCGGCGTCGTCGGCGTCGCGGTCGGTTTCGGCGCGCAGACGATTGTCAAGGACGTCATCAGCGGCATGTTCTATCTCTGGGACGATGCTTTCCGTATCGGCGAATATATCGAAAGCGGCAGCCACAAGGGCGTGGTCGAGGCTTTCAGCCTGCGCTCGGTGAAGCTCAGGCATCATCGCGGACCGCTGACGACGGTGCCGTTCGGCGAACTCGGCGCGGTGAAGAACCTCAACCGCGACTGGACGATCGACAAGATCAGCCTCAACGTCAAATACGACACCGATCTCGTCAAGGCGAAGAAGGTGATCAAGCAGATCGGCCAGACGCTGCTCGAAAATCCGGAATTCGGCCCTCATATCATTGAGACGCTGAAGATGAAGGGTGTCGAGCAATTCGGCGAATTCGCGATCGAAATCCGGCTGTCGATGATGACGAAGCCCGGCGAGCAATTCGTCATCCGCCGCAATGCGCTGGCGATGATCCGCAACGCCTTCAAGGAAAACGGCATCGAATTCGCCGTGCCGACTGTGCAGGTGGCGGGTGATCGCGATGCGGAGGTGGATGCTGCCGTGGCGCGCTACGCCGCTCATGCGCGGGCGAATGGCGAACCGGCGGCATAA
- the gnd gene encoding phosphogluconate dehydrogenase (NAD(+)-dependent, decarboxylating), whose amino-acid sequence MQLGMVGLGRMGNYMVQRLMRGGHECVVYDARPESVAELAGLGATGSASLEEFVSKLSHPRAIWLMLPAAIVDKVLANLVPLLENGDIVIDGGNSYYHDDIRRGADLITKGIHYVDVGTSGGVFGLERGYCLMIGGEKGTVQHLSPIFATLAPGAGATEASPNRTAEAAAASTAEQGYLHCGPHGAGHFVKMVHNGIEYGLMAAYAEGINILKHANIGAASHEADAETAPLAHPEHFQYDFNLQDVAEVWRRGSVITSWLLDLTADALHADPALAKYAGRVSDSGEGRWTIMAAIDESVPTPVLSAALYGRFSSRDNDEFANKVLSAMRAGFGGHVEKPAPKS is encoded by the coding sequence ATGCAGCTTGGCATGGTTGGTTTGGGCCGCATGGGCAATTACATGGTCCAGCGCCTGATGCGGGGCGGTCACGAATGCGTCGTCTACGACGCCAGACCGGAAAGCGTTGCCGAACTCGCAGGCCTCGGTGCGACCGGCAGTGCTTCGCTGGAAGAGTTCGTCTCGAAGCTCTCGCATCCGCGGGCGATCTGGCTGATGTTGCCGGCGGCGATCGTCGACAAGGTGCTGGCGAACCTGGTGCCGCTGCTTGAGAATGGCGACATCGTCATCGACGGCGGTAATTCCTATTACCACGACGATATCCGCCGCGGCGCCGACCTCATCACCAAGGGCATCCACTATGTCGATGTCGGCACAAGCGGCGGCGTGTTCGGCCTGGAGCGCGGTTATTGCCTGATGATCGGCGGCGAGAAGGGCACCGTTCAACACCTTTCGCCGATTTTCGCCACACTGGCGCCCGGCGCCGGCGCAACGGAAGCCTCGCCGAACCGCACCGCCGAAGCGGCTGCGGCGAGCACCGCCGAACAGGGCTACCTGCATTGCGGCCCGCATGGCGCCGGCCATTTCGTCAAGATGGTGCATAACGGCATCGAATACGGTCTGATGGCCGCCTATGCCGAGGGCATCAACATCCTGAAACACGCCAATATCGGCGCTGCCTCGCATGAGGCCGACGCGGAAACCGCGCCGCTTGCCCATCCTGAACATTTTCAATACGACTTCAATCTGCAGGACGTCGCCGAAGTCTGGCGCCGCGGCAGCGTCATCACTTCCTGGCTGCTCGATCTGACGGCCGATGCGCTGCATGCCGATCCGGCGCTGGCGAAATATGCCGGCCGCGTCTCCGACAGCGGCGAAGGCCGCTGGACGATCATGGCGGCAATCGACGAAAGCGTGCCGACGCCGGTGTTGAGTGCTGCGCTCTACGGCCGTTTCTCTTCGCGCGACAACGACGAATTCGCCAACAAGGTTCTGTCGGCGATGCGCGCGGGCTTCGGCGGCCACGTGGAAAAACCGGCTCCGAAATCCTGA
- a CDS encoding SRPBCC domain-containing protein, with protein MSLGIRVSGRIGRPVAEVFDAVVNPKKLSSYFTTIGGASAPLVKGTTVTWWKDAQVEVVELVPESRLVLSWDGGTGDDKKTYKTSVEMNFKPLEDGGTLVTIAETGWREDDAGRRGTYLNCEGWTQMLCCMKAFVEYGINLREGMFLSEMKGEPASAPDA; from the coding sequence ATGTCTCTCGGAATCCGCGTTTCCGGCCGTATCGGCCGTCCGGTCGCAGAGGTATTCGACGCCGTCGTCAACCCGAAGAAGCTCAGCAGCTATTTCACCACGATCGGCGGGGCGAGCGCGCCGCTGGTCAAGGGCACCACGGTGACCTGGTGGAAGGACGCCCAGGTGGAGGTGGTCGAACTCGTGCCGGAAAGTCGCCTCGTGCTCAGCTGGGATGGCGGCACCGGCGACGACAAGAAGACCTATAAAACGTCGGTGGAGATGAACTTCAAGCCGCTGGAGGATGGCGGCACGCTGGTGACCATCGCCGAGACCGGCTGGCGTGAGGACGATGCCGGTCGGCGCGGTACCTATCTCAACTGTGAAGGCTGGACGCAGATGCTGTGCTGCATGAAGGCTTTCGTCGAATACGGCATCAATCTGCGCGAGGGCATGTTCCTCAGCGAAATGAAGGGAGAGCCGGCCAGCGCGCCGGATGCCTGA
- a CDS encoding ArsR/SmtB family transcription factor — MSSESTDDPVFKALAHRRRREILDLLKDGPRTTGALCEMFPQMDRCTVMQHLKVLEEADLVIARKEGRERWNHLNSLPIKHIHDRWISAYAGHALSILDRLKSDLEGQPE; from the coding sequence ATGTCAAGCGAATCGACCGACGACCCCGTTTTCAAGGCGCTGGCGCATCGTCGCCGCCGCGAAATCCTCGACCTGCTCAAAGATGGCCCGCGCACCACAGGGGCGCTTTGCGAGATGTTTCCGCAGATGGACCGCTGCACGGTGATGCAGCATCTGAAGGTGCTGGAGGAAGCCGACCTGGTCATCGCCAGGAAGGAGGGCCGCGAACGCTGGAACCACCTGAACAGCCTGCCGATCAAGCACATCCATGACCGCTGGATCAGCGCCTATGCAGGGCATGCTCTATCGATCCTCGACCGGTTGAAAAGCGATCTTGAAGGCCAGCCGGAATAG
- a CDS encoding NAD-dependent epimerase/dehydratase family protein, translating into MTILVTGSAGRLGEALMRSLRGQGRPARGIDVKPSAFTDMVGSIGDRAFVRQAMSDIRHVVHAATLHKPHVATHGNRDFLDTNVGGTLNLLEEAIAAGVASFVFTSTTSTFGAALTPAAGQPAAWITEEVLPVAKNIYGVTKLAAEGLCELFARKSLLPVITLRTSRFFPERDADPDIRGGYSAANAQANELLHRRVDIADVVGAHLLALDKAPAIGFGRYIISATTPFSSNDLAEIRRDAPAAVERLFPGAGALYAERGWKMFPTLDRVYVNARARRELGWQPRYDFRFVLDCLSDNREWRSPLALDVGSKGYHDEVFTEGLSPVDQATA; encoded by the coding sequence ATGACGATACTGGTAACGGGAAGCGCCGGCCGTCTCGGCGAGGCGCTGATGCGTAGCCTGAGAGGGCAAGGCCGGCCGGCGCGCGGCATCGATGTCAAACCGTCGGCTTTCACCGACATGGTCGGCTCGATCGGCGATCGCGCCTTCGTCAGACAGGCGATGTCGGACATCCGCCACGTCGTCCATGCCGCGACCCTGCACAAGCCGCATGTGGCGACCCATGGCAATCGCGATTTCCTTGACACCAACGTCGGCGGCACGCTGAACCTGCTCGAAGAGGCGATTGCCGCGGGCGTTGCAAGCTTTGTCTTCACCAGCACCACCAGCACCTTCGGTGCGGCATTGACGCCGGCCGCCGGCCAACCGGCCGCGTGGATCACCGAGGAGGTATTGCCGGTTGCCAAAAACATCTACGGCGTGACGAAACTCGCCGCCGAAGGCCTGTGCGAACTCTTCGCCCGCAAATCCCTTCTGCCGGTCATTACCCTCAGGACCTCGCGTTTCTTCCCTGAACGCGACGCCGATCCTGATATTCGCGGCGGCTATTCGGCAGCGAATGCACAAGCCAACGAACTTCTTCACCGCCGCGTTGACATCGCCGATGTGGTCGGCGCCCATCTGCTGGCACTGGATAAGGCGCCGGCAATCGGCTTCGGCCGCTACATCATCTCGGCCACGACACCATTTTCGTCGAACGATCTCGCCGAGATCAGGCGCGACGCGCCTGCCGCCGTCGAGCGGTTGTTTCCAGGTGCGGGTGCCCTCTATGCCGAGCGCGGCTGGAAGATGTTCCCGACCCTCGACCGCGTCTATGTCAACGCCCGCGCAAGGCGGGAACTCGGCTGGCAACCGCGCTATGATTTCCGTTTCGTGCTCGATTGCCTCAGCGACAACAGGGAATGGCGCAGCCCGCTGGCGCTCGATGTCGGCTCCAAGGGCTACCACGACGAGGTCTTCACCGAAGGACTTAGTCCGGTCGATCAGGCAACTGCCTGA